Part of the Caulifigura coniformis genome, CGGCGCGTGTGCCGATCAGGTTCGTCGCGGCGACGATGCCCGGATCGATGTTCGGGTTCAGTGGATCACGATAGGGAGGGACGAAGAATCGCTCTTTCGAATTTCCCTGCTGGTGCACGTCCCAGAGGATCTGCGGGAACCATTCCTGATAGAGGAGCTTCGTCAGGATCCGGGACTCGTTCTGCGTCAGCATGAACCAGTCGCGGTTGTTGTCGTGGCCGGTGTAATACTGGTAGAGCTTCGTCATGCCCGAGCCTTCGAAGGGCGTATAGGCATTCTCGCGATACCAGCTGACGACGTGGTCGACGCCATCGGGGTTGAGCGAGGGGGTGATGACGATCACCGCGTTTTCCCGGGCGGATTTGAAGGGCTCTTCGTTTGATGTGGCGAGTTGCCAGGCAAGATGCATGGCCATTTCGGTCGCGGCGACCTCGGTGGAGTGCATCGTCGGGGTGATGAAGAGCGTGACCTTCCCCTCATCGATGGCGTTTTTTTTCTCGGCCGCCGTGCGACCGCGGGGATCGGCAATGGCCTTGTTGGCCGCCTTGATCTGCGGAAGCCGCGCCAGGTTCTCTTCGCTGGAGATGATCGCAATCAGGAAGTCGCGACCTTCGGTAGTCTTTCCCGGGCTCTCGACGATGACCCGGGGGGACTGCTCATCCAGCTTGCGGTAGTAGCCGCTGACCATCGTCCAGTCGGCGAGCTGAAAATCAGTTCCGATGGGGCGACCGAGGAACTCTTCGGGCGACAGCGGTCGGGCAGTCGCTACAGGTTCGTCCGAATAGGACGCGGTTCCCGCAAGCAGCCCAGACAGGAAGAACAGCGTGGCGATGGAACAGCGCATGAGGTGGGGGAGGTGGGGCGGTCGGCGATCCATGTGCCTTGGCGCGACACAAGGAACGGGAAGGATGTTCGATTTCGAAAGGCGTTGAACAGTGGCTGGACTGCTCGCCGCTGCGTTCGAGGCTACAGCGACCAGCCTTCGCGCGGTTTGCGGCTCACGAATTGTTCCGCTTCGGGGGCGTTGCGCACCCGTCCGTTCACGTGGTCCCATTCCAGCTTTTTGCCGGCGCGGTAGGCCACGTTGCCGAGGTGGTTGGTGATGGTGAGCAGTCCGGCGTAGCTGAACGGGCTGCTGGTGGGCGTGCCGTTCTTGCAGGCGAGCACCCATTCCTCGTGCTGGCCGGGTGAATCGGGGATCGTCGGCTTCGGCGGCTGAAAGTCCTTGAACTTTTCGGTGGGGAGGAGGGTGTGTGTGCCGTAGTCGCAGAGGAGCATTCCGTTGTCGCCGATGAAGAGCATCCCTGAGCCCTTGGAGGGGATGCCGCCGTCCAGAAGGATCTGCGGTTTGTGCGTTCCCTGGTACCAGTGCATGGTGCAGGCGGGCATGTCGCCGCGGGCGGGGAACTCGTAGCGCACGGACATGGAGGCCGGCGCGAGATCGACGTGCGGCGGCGGGCCGAAGGCCTCGATCGTCGTGGGGGCTTCCAGGTTCAAAGCCCAGAACGGGAGGTCATTGAAGTGGCTTCCGAGGTCGGACATGGTGCCGCTGCCGAAATCCCACCAGCGATACCATTTCGGGCCTGGCAGGTAGACATCGGAGTAGGGACGCATCGGCGCGGGGCCGATCCAGAGATCCCAGTCGATCTCGGGCGGCGGAGTGACCTGGGCGGTCGGGGGTTCGGTGACGTAGACGATGTCCTTATTCACTTTCGCGTCTTCTTCCGACTGCAGGCCCCACGCCCGGCCGACCCAGACATGCGCCTCGCGCACTGGGCCGATGGCGCCGGCCTGGACGAGTTCCACGATCCGCCGATAGTTGGAGGAGGCGTGAATCTGCGTCCCCATCTGAGTCGGGACACCCGCCTCTTTCGCGGCCTGCATGATCCGTCGCGCTTCGCCGATGTTGTGGGTCAGCGGTTTTTCGCAATAGACCGGCTTTTTGAGCTGCAGGGCTGGCAGGGTGGCGAAGGCGTGCGTGTGTTCGGTGGTGCTGACGACGACCGCGTCGATGTTCTTGAGGTCGTCGTAGAGACGGCGGAAGTCGGAGAAGGTTTTCGCGCCGGGGTGCTGCTGCGCGGCGGCTCCGAGGGAGGAGTTGTTGACGTCGCAAAGGGCGACGACGTTGACGCCGACGAGCGTCTGTTTCGTCACCGATCGCAGATTCGCTCCGCCGCGTCCTCCCACACCGATGAACGCCACATCAAGCCGGTCGTTGGCTGCAAACGAGGGACGGTGCATTGCGGCGCCGGCCGCGATCGCGGCTCCGGTCTTGAGAGCATCCCGCCGCGACATTCCCCGTTGAGCGTTCATCAGCTGCTCCGGTCAATTGAACATGGTCGTTCCAGCGGGAGCCACCATATCAGGAGCGAAGGCCGATGCCACCGCAGGCGGTGGGTGCAAGTCGCTCAAGCCGGCTGTTGCTGTCTCCCGGGCGGTTGCCGAACGGGCTTCGGGCGTCAACAATTCGGTTCCCCCGAGCACGGAACGCATGTCCAGATCGTTTGAAGAACTCACGCCCCAGAATTTCTCGTTCAACAGTCCGCTTGGCTGGTGTCCTGCGTGTCAGGGTCTGGGGACGGAGCAGGGGACGAATCTCGCGGCCCTGATTCCGAATCCCGAACGTTCGCTGCTTGAAGGGGCGGTCCTCGCCTGGCCGGATCCGCAGACGAACCCGCTGTTCCGCACGATTCTCGAAACGCTGTCGCGCGAGTTCGGAATCCCGCTGGATGTTCCGTATCGCCAGCTCGATCCACGGCATCAGCGGGTCGTTCTGTATGGCAGCGGCGAACGATGGCTCGACACGCAACCTGCACCTGCCGGCGGCAACGGCGAACCGGAGTCGGATGAACTCGCCGCCCCCGTGAAAGGCAAAAAGTCGAAGGCCAAACCGGCTTCGGCCCCGGGTAGCTTCAAGTTCCAGTACAAGGGGCTGTACCCGGCTATTGAAGAAGCGACCCGCGTGTCGTTCGAGTATCGCGCGGCGCTGAGCGACCTCGTTGGCGAAACGACGTGCTCCATGTGCCAGGGGACGCGCATTCGCGATGACGCCGCGGCCGTGAAGCTGCGCGGGAAGACGCTGCCGCAGGTGACGCAGCTTTCCCTTCGCGAGGCGCTTGCGTTCTTTGAAGAGATGTCGCTGAAGGCTGAAGAGAAGAAGGTTGCCGGCGATCTCCTGAACGAAGTGATCCACCGGCTGAAGTTCCTGGTGGAGGTGGGGCTGGATTACCTGACGCTCGACCGGCCGATGCCGTCGCTGTCGGGGGGAGAGTCACAGCGGATCCGTCTGGCGGGGCAGATTGGACGGGCGCTGACGGGCGTGCTGTACGTGCTCGATGAGCCGACGATCGGGCTGCACCCGCGGGACAACCACCGGCTGATCGGCGCGCTGCATCGCCTGCGGGACCTGGGGAATACGGTCGTACTCGTCGAGCACGACAAGGAGGTTCTCGAAGCGGCCGACCACCTGTACGACTTCGGTCCTGGAAGCGGCCGGTTCGGGGGGCAGGTGGTGGGGCAAGGGACGCCGCGGGAGTTCGAGTCGGGAAAGGTCGAAGGATCTCTGACGGGCGACTACCTGTCGTCGAAGAAGGTGATTCCGATTCCAAAGACGCGCCGGATGGAACGTCGGGGTGAGGAAGCTCCGAAGGCCGGTGCGACGCTGGAGACTTCGCCTGCGAAGAAGCCTCGGAAGAAGAAGAAGGCCTAGCGAGCCGGGTGGCTGCGTGTTTCCGGCGTTCGCTCTGGTGAAGATGAGCCGTACTTCATTCGGACGGTCTGTCTCGACACGGAGCAGCAAAATCCTCGCGGTCAAGCCGCTGCATCACGGAACAGGCCCTCTACAATACGGGCCACCCCAGCGGTCAGGGCGAATTTCCCTCCATCGTTGACCCACCTTTCTCCAGTGGCCATTTTATTTCTGTCATGCGCACTGTTCTCGGATTGATCCTTGCCGGCGGTAAAGGTTCTCGTCTGGAGCCCCTCACGGTTGATCGGGCGAAACCTGCCGTCCCGTTCGGCGGCATCTACCGCATCATCGACTTCACGCTCTCGAACTGCATTAACAGCGGGCTGCGGAAGATTCTCGTCCTGACGCAGTACAAGGCGGCCAGCCTCGACCGTCACATCAATCGCGCCTGGCGTTTTCTCTGCCGCGAGCTGGGAGAGTTCATCGATATCCTTCCGCCGCAGCAGCGTCTGGGGGAATTGTGGTACCGCGGGACGGCCGACGCCGTGTACCAGAACATCTACACGATCGAGCAGTCGATGCCGGAGGACATCCTGATCCTCTCCGGCGACCACGTCTACAAGATGGATTACTCGCTCCTTCTCGAAGAGCACCGACGCACCAACGCGGACTGCACGCTCGCCTGCATTCCCGTGCCGCTGGCCGAAGGCCGGCATTTCGGAGTGATGGGGATCGACAACGAAGAGTGGGTGCAGCGGTTCGATGAGAAGCCGGAGAATCCCTTCTGCATTCCGGGTGATCCGGATCGATGCCTGGCGTCGATGGGGGTGTATGTCTTCAAGGCGCGGACGCTTTTCGAAGAACTCTGCCGCGCGGCGACGGTGCAGTCGAGCAATCACGACTTCGGCAAAGACCTGATCCCGGACATGATTCGCACTCACAAGGTGCGGGCTTACCAGTTCCGCGACGCGAAGACGGGCGACACGGCTTACTGGCGGGACGTCGGAACTCTCGATGCCTTCTACGAGGCCAACATGGACCTCGTTTCCGTGAATCCGCAACTGAATCTTTACGACAACGACTGGCCGATCCGGGGCTGGCATCCGCCGCTGCCGCCTCCGAAGTTCGTGTTCGCGCAGGAGCACGCGGAACGTCCGCGAATCGGCACGGCTCTGGACAGCATGGTCTGCCCGGGCAGCGTGATCTCCGGCGGGCGTGTCCAGGGCTCGATTGTCTCGTGCAACGTCCGCGTCAACAGCTGGTCGACAGTCGAAGACTCGATCCTCTTCGAAGGGGTGCAGATCGGGCGGCATGCCAGGATTCGCAAGGCAATCATCGACAAAGGAGTCATCATCCCGGAAGGGATGCAGGTGGGTTACAACCGCGAAGAAGACCTCGCGCATGGCTTCGTCGTCGCTGACAGCGGCGTCACCGTCATCGGCATGGAAGCGGAACTGGGGTAGTCTTCCGGAGCGAACTTCCGAGATCACCCCGGTGTCAGGCTGCCGATGAACGACGAACCTGTCTACGCCCTCGAACCGGGCCTGTCCGCCGTCGAGTTCGTTGATGTTCTCCAGCGTTCCACTCTCGCAGAGCGCCGGCCGATTGATGATCTCCCGCGCATGGATCAGATGCTGCGTCAGGCCCAGGTCATCGTGACCGCGCGGATTGAAGGTCGGCTCGTCGGCATCTCCCGGGCATTGAGCGACTTCTGCTATGCGACCTACCTGGCCGACCTGGCGGTCGACCGGGAGTGCCAGGGGCGCGGGATCGGAAAGCGGCTGATCGAGGAAACGCATCGGGCTGCGGGCAAGCAGACGATGATCATCCTCATCGCGGCCCCCGGTGCACGGACGTACTACCCGCACGTCGGCCTGGAGCCCCACGACTCGTGCTGGATCGTCCACCGAGACGGCTGAATCGCGTTTCCCTGTTCGAAATCTTCAGCCCGGGCGGTCCGTCAGTCGTAGATCGGGCAGAACGTGTTGAAGGCCGCTTCGGCGAACTCTCCGGGATCGTTGAACCGCCGATTCTCGTTCAATGCACCGATCGCGGACATCTCCTCCGCCGTGAGCTCGAAGTCGCCCACCGACAGGTTCTCCAAGAGCCGCTCGGGGCGGGAGGTCATCGGCACGACGGCCGTGCCGCGCTGGACTCCCCAGCGCAGCAGGACCTGGGCCGGGCTTCGGCCGGTTCGTTTCGCGGCGGCCTGAACCGCGGGGCGCGTGAAGAGCGAGTCTTCGGGCTTCGCCATTCCGATTGACACGTAGGATGCGGGCCCGAATGGCGAGAACGCCGTCACGCCGATGCCTTCTTCGCGGCAGAACCGCAGCAGTTTCTCCTGCGTCAGGGAGGGGTGCATTTCCACCTGCAGCATCGCGGGGCGGATGGTGGCGACATTCAGCAGGTCGCGGAGCAGCGAAGTGTTGAAGTTGCAGATGCCGATGTTCCGCACCAGTCCCGCGCGCACGAGGTCTTCCATCGCGTGCCACGTTTCCGAGATCGACACGCGGGCAAACTCCATCCGGGGTTTCTCCGCCTGCGGATCGAACAGCCATTCCGGAGGATAGCGCTCTTCGAACGGCACATACCTGAGTGCAATCGGGAAGTGGATGAGGTAGAGATCGAGATAATCGACTCCGAGGTCGCGCAGCGTGCGTTCGCAGGCGGGGCGGACGTGCTCCCGCGCGTGGTAGGTGTTCCAGAGCTTGGAGGTGATCCACAGGTCGTCGCGTTTCACCTTTCCGGCGGCGATCGACCGGCGGATTCCCTCTCCCACTGCGGTTTCGTTCCCGTAGTCGCAGGCCGAGTCGAGGTGTCGGTAGCCGACGTCGATGGCGTGTTCGACACGATCGGCGGCGTGGGCGAGCGGAAGTTTCCAGAGTCCGAGCCCGACGGCAGGGACTTCGATTCTTCCGGCGGCTGACAGCAACGGCGGGAGCGACATGCGTGAAGAGTCCTGGGGCACTCGTCGAAAACAGGCATCAATGAAATCGAGTGCAGGCTAAGGGCTTCCCTCCTAGGAGGCGACCGTCAGCAGTTACAGTGGTGGCCGACACGAAGCGTTCTGAACGAGTTTCTGCACTGGTGGATGAATGACTGCTGAGGATCTCAGGCTTTCCGCGTCCAACGACCGGACGGCGAACTGGAAGCGCTGGGGACCGTATCTCTCCGAACGTCAATGGGGAACGGTCCGCGAGGATTACTCGAAGTACGGAGACAGCTGGGGGTACTTTCCGCACGATCATGCCCGCAGCCGCGCGTATCGCTGGGGCGAGGACGGCCTGCTGGGGATTACCGACCGCGAATGCCGGCTGTGCTTTGCGCTGGCCCTGTGGAACGGCAAGGACAGCATCCTGAAGGAGCGGTTGTTCGGCCTGACGAACGGAGAGGGAAACCACGGCGAGGACGTGAAGGAGTGCTACTACTACCTCGATTCCTCGCCGACGCACTCGTATCTCAAAGCGCTCTACAAGTATCCGCAGGCCGAGTTTCCCTATGCACGGCTCGTGAGCGAGAACGGATCGCGGAGCCGGTACGACCGCGAGTTCGAGCTGGAAGACACGGGGATCTTCGCCGAGAGCCGGTACTTTGATGTGCAGGCCGAGTATGCGAAAGGGGCGCCGGACGACATCCTGATCCGGATCACGGTGTCGAACCGGGGGCCGGAGGCGGCGACGGTCCATGTGCTGCCGACGCTGTGGTTCCGTAATACGTGGTCGTGGGGTTGCGAGCATGAAGGGTGTGAGCTCAAGCCGAAGCTGGAACGGACCGCGAAGGACCAGGTGGGGGCGTGGCACGCGTCGCTTGGCCAGTTCGACTGGGTGATCGGGCCAGCGTCGGATGGGACGAAGCCGATCATCGTGTTCACGGAGAACGAAACGAATTACGAGCG contains:
- a CDS encoding Gfo/Idh/MocA family protein, yielding MNAQRGMSRRDALKTGAAIAAGAAMHRPSFAANDRLDVAFIGVGGRGGANLRSVTKQTLVGVNVVALCDVNNSSLGAAAQQHPGAKTFSDFRRLYDDLKNIDAVVVSTTEHTHAFATLPALQLKKPVYCEKPLTHNIGEARRIMQAAKEAGVPTQMGTQIHASSNYRRIVELVQAGAIGPVREAHVWVGRAWGLQSEEDAKVNKDIVYVTEPPTAQVTPPPEIDWDLWIGPAPMRPYSDVYLPGPKWYRWWDFGSGTMSDLGSHFNDLPFWALNLEAPTTIEAFGPPPHVDLAPASMSVRYEFPARGDMPACTMHWYQGTHKPQILLDGGIPSKGSGMLFIGDNGMLLCDYGTHTLLPTEKFKDFQPPKPTIPDSPGQHEEWVLACKNGTPTSSPFSYAGLLTITNHLGNVAYRAGKKLEWDHVNGRVRNAPEAEQFVSRKPREGWSL
- a CDS encoding excinuclease ABC subunit UvrA, whose product is MSRSFEELTPQNFSFNSPLGWCPACQGLGTEQGTNLAALIPNPERSLLEGAVLAWPDPQTNPLFRTILETLSREFGIPLDVPYRQLDPRHQRVVLYGSGERWLDTQPAPAGGNGEPESDELAAPVKGKKSKAKPASAPGSFKFQYKGLYPAIEEATRVSFEYRAALSDLVGETTCSMCQGTRIRDDAAAVKLRGKTLPQVTQLSLREALAFFEEMSLKAEEKKVAGDLLNEVIHRLKFLVEVGLDYLTLDRPMPSLSGGESQRIRLAGQIGRALTGVLYVLDEPTIGLHPRDNHRLIGALHRLRDLGNTVVLVEHDKEVLEAADHLYDFGPGSGRFGGQVVGQGTPREFESGKVEGSLTGDYLSSKKVIPIPKTRRMERRGEEAPKAGATLETSPAKKPRKKKKA
- the glgC gene encoding glucose-1-phosphate adenylyltransferase, which encodes MRTVLGLILAGGKGSRLEPLTVDRAKPAVPFGGIYRIIDFTLSNCINSGLRKILVLTQYKAASLDRHINRAWRFLCRELGEFIDILPPQQRLGELWYRGTADAVYQNIYTIEQSMPEDILILSGDHVYKMDYSLLLEEHRRTNADCTLACIPVPLAEGRHFGVMGIDNEEWVQRFDEKPENPFCIPGDPDRCLASMGVYVFKARTLFEELCRAATVQSSNHDFGKDLIPDMIRTHKVRAYQFRDAKTGDTAYWRDVGTLDAFYEANMDLVSVNPQLNLYDNDWPIRGWHPPLPPPKFVFAQEHAERPRIGTALDSMVCPGSVISGGRVQGSIVSCNVRVNSWSTVEDSILFEGVQIGRHARIRKAIIDKGVIIPEGMQVGYNREEDLAHGFVVADSGVTVIGMEAELG
- a CDS encoding GNAT family N-acetyltransferase, producing MNDEPVYALEPGLSAVEFVDVLQRSTLAERRPIDDLPRMDQMLRQAQVIVTARIEGRLVGISRALSDFCYATYLADLAVDRECQGRGIGKRLIEETHRAAGKQTMIILIAAPGARTYYPHVGLEPHDSCWIVHRDG
- a CDS encoding aldo/keto reductase, which translates into the protein MSLPPLLSAAGRIEVPAVGLGLWKLPLAHAADRVEHAIDVGYRHLDSACDYGNETAVGEGIRRSIAAGKVKRDDLWITSKLWNTYHAREHVRPACERTLRDLGVDYLDLYLIHFPIALRYVPFEERYPPEWLFDPQAEKPRMEFARVSISETWHAMEDLVRAGLVRNIGICNFNTSLLRDLLNVATIRPAMLQVEMHPSLTQEKLLRFCREEGIGVTAFSPFGPASYVSIGMAKPEDSLFTRPAVQAAAKRTGRSPAQVLLRWGVQRGTAVVPMTSRPERLLENLSVGDFELTAEEMSAIGALNENRRFNDPGEFAEAAFNTFCPIYD